The Maridesulfovibrio zosterae DSM 11974 genome contains a region encoding:
- the carB gene encoding carbamoyl-phosphate synthase large subunit produces the protein MPKRTDIKKIMLIGSGPIVIGQACEFDYSGTQALKALKEEGYEVILVNSNPATIMTDPHLADRTYIEPIEPGTIAKIIEKERPDALLPTLGGQTALNTALAVAEMGVLEKFNVELIGASVDVIEKAESRELFRAAMDKIGLKVPTSRIARNIDDVRRCGKEISFPIIIRPAFTLGGTGGGVAYNMEDLEEIAMNGIAASLQSEVMLEESILGWKEYELEVMRDRKDNCVIICSIENIDAMGVHTGDSITVAPAQTLTDVEYQAMRDASLAIMREIGVETGGSNVQFAVNPANGELAIIEMNPRVSRSSALASKATGFPIAKIAAKLAVGYTLDEIPNDITRETMASFEPTIDYCVIKIPRFTFEKFPGAEDYLTTAMKSVGETMAIGRTFKECLQKGLRSLEVGMPGFGKKFDKCDYDREVLTGLLRKPNSKRIFAVREAFLCGMTLEEIFDLTRIDPWYLHQFEDLITFENELKKFTLEVGMYSGDAQVPVMLKKAKEYGYSDPQLASMWRETEENVRNFRKDLGLIPTYYLVDTCAAEFEAYTPYFYSTYESGQEAAAMADRKVMILGGGPNRIGQGIEFDYCCCHSSFALNEMGVQSIMVNSNPETVSTDYDTSDRLYFEPLTYEDVLNIIEFEKPEGVIVQFGGQTPLNLAIPLLKAGVPILGTSPDSIDRAEDRERFQALLEKLDLKQPENGTAMSLDDAQTIAKSLGYPLVLRPSYVLGGRGMDIVYSDEEFDTYFREAAVLSPEHPILIDKFLENAVEVDVDALSDGEQTYVAGVMEHIEEAGIHSGDSACVLPPHTLSDEIVKEIERQTIALAEELDIVGLMNIQFAVKDDVVYIIEVNPRASRTVPFVSKATGIQLAKMATKVMLGEKLKDLDPWSMRKEGFYSVKEAVFPFNKFPNVDVMLGPEMRSTGEVMGMDYTPGLAFMKAQLGAGIKLPLEGTVFISVKDRDKDAVLPTAENFQELGFRILATGGTADFLNEKGIKTEKILKVNEGRPHVVDFIKNNDIDLLINTPSGKQTVTDSKEIRQTALLYGLAYTTTVAGAHAMSLAIKEQRGKGLDVQCLQRYHNM, from the coding sequence ATGCCTAAACGCACTGATATCAAGAAAATTATGCTCATCGGCTCCGGGCCGATTGTCATCGGTCAAGCCTGTGAGTTCGACTATTCCGGGACTCAGGCTCTTAAAGCTCTTAAAGAAGAAGGTTACGAGGTAATTCTCGTAAACTCGAATCCTGCTACAATTATGACTGATCCGCACCTCGCGGATCGAACCTACATCGAGCCCATTGAACCGGGCACAATTGCTAAAATTATTGAGAAGGAAAGACCGGATGCTCTTCTGCCTACTCTTGGCGGTCAGACAGCTCTGAACACAGCTCTTGCTGTGGCGGAGATGGGTGTGCTGGAAAAATTCAACGTTGAGCTTATCGGTGCATCTGTAGATGTTATTGAGAAGGCTGAAAGTCGTGAACTTTTCCGCGCAGCTATGGACAAAATAGGTCTTAAAGTTCCTACCAGCAGAATTGCCCGCAATATTGATGATGTTCGTCGCTGTGGAAAGGAAATCAGTTTTCCCATTATTATCCGTCCTGCATTTACTCTTGGCGGAACTGGCGGCGGCGTTGCTTATAATATGGAAGATCTTGAAGAAATCGCCATGAATGGGATTGCTGCAAGTCTGCAAAGTGAAGTCATGCTTGAGGAGTCTATCCTCGGCTGGAAAGAATATGAACTTGAAGTTATGCGTGACCGCAAGGATAACTGCGTAATTATCTGTTCTATTGAAAACATCGATGCAATGGGTGTTCATACCGGAGACTCAATTACTGTTGCTCCTGCTCAGACCCTGACTGATGTTGAATATCAGGCTATGAGAGACGCTTCTCTTGCTATTATGCGCGAAATCGGTGTTGAAACCGGCGGGTCCAATGTTCAGTTTGCAGTGAATCCTGCAAATGGTGAGCTTGCAATTATTGAGATGAACCCCCGTGTTTCCCGTTCTTCTGCTCTGGCTTCCAAAGCAACAGGATTTCCGATTGCTAAAATTGCAGCCAAACTGGCAGTGGGTTATACTCTTGATGAAATTCCTAACGATATTACCCGCGAGACAATGGCTTCTTTTGAACCTACCATTGACTACTGCGTAATCAAGATCCCAAGATTTACTTTCGAAAAATTCCCCGGAGCTGAAGATTACCTCACCACCGCCATGAAGAGTGTCGGTGAAACCATGGCAATCGGCCGTACATTTAAAGAATGCCTACAGAAAGGTTTGCGTTCTCTTGAAGTTGGAATGCCAGGCTTCGGTAAGAAATTTGATAAATGTGATTATGACCGCGAAGTTCTGACCGGACTTTTGCGTAAGCCTAATTCCAAGCGTATCTTTGCTGTACGCGAAGCTTTTCTTTGCGGCATGACCCTTGAAGAGATTTTTGATCTAACAAGAATCGACCCTTGGTACCTGCATCAGTTTGAAGATTTGATCACTTTTGAGAATGAACTTAAGAAGTTTACTCTCGAAGTTGGTATGTATTCAGGCGATGCACAGGTTCCTGTCATGCTTAAAAAGGCCAAAGAATATGGCTACTCTGATCCGCAATTAGCATCCATGTGGAGAGAAACTGAGGAGAATGTCCGGAATTTCAGAAAAGATCTCGGATTGATCCCCACATATTATCTGGTGGATACCTGTGCTGCAGAGTTTGAAGCATATACACCATATTTTTATTCCACATACGAATCAGGTCAGGAAGCTGCTGCAATGGCTGACCGTAAGGTAATGATTCTTGGCGGCGGACCTAACAGGATCGGACAGGGAATTGAGTTTGACTACTGCTGCTGCCACTCTTCATTTGCACTGAATGAAATGGGTGTTCAGTCCATCATGGTTAACTCCAACCCTGAAACAGTATCGACTGACTATGATACTTCAGACAGACTTTACTTTGAGCCTCTTACTTATGAAGATGTGCTTAATATTATTGAGTTTGAAAAACCTGAAGGTGTAATTGTACAGTTCGGTGGTCAGACTCCGCTTAACCTTGCAATTCCGCTCCTCAAGGCAGGAGTTCCCATTCTCGGAACTTCTCCTGATTCAATTGACCGTGCGGAAGACAGGGAAAGATTTCAGGCACTGCTTGAAAAACTGGATCTCAAACAGCCTGAGAACGGTACTGCAATGTCGCTTGATGACGCGCAGACAATTGCCAAAAGCCTCGGTTATCCTCTGGTGCTAAGGCCTTCATACGTTCTTGGCGGTCGTGGTATGGATATCGTATACAGCGATGAAGAATTTGATACCTATTTCCGTGAAGCTGCGGTTCTGTCACCTGAGCATCCAATTCTCATTGATAAATTTCTTGAGAATGCGGTTGAAGTTGATGTTGATGCTCTTTCTGATGGTGAGCAGACTTATGTTGCAGGAGTTATGGAGCATATCGAGGAAGCTGGAATTCATTCCGGTGACTCCGCTTGTGTACTTCCTCCGCATACTCTGAGTGATGAAATCGTAAAAGAAATTGAACGGCAAACTATAGCTCTGGCTGAAGAACTTGATATTGTCGGTCTTATGAATATTCAGTTTGCTGTTAAAGATGATGTTGTTTACATCATCGAGGTTAATCCCAGAGCTTCAAGGACCGTTCCTTTTGTTAGTAAGGCCACTGGAATCCAGCTTGCCAAGATGGCAACTAAAGTGATGCTGGGCGAGAAACTCAAAGATCTCGACCCTTGGTCCATGCGTAAAGAAGGATTTTATTCTGTTAAAGAAGCGGTTTTCCCTTTCAATAAATTCCCTAACGTTGATGTAATGCTCGGACCTGAAATGCGCTCTACAGGCGAAGTCATGGGTATGGACTACACTCCCGGACTGGCCTTCATGAAAGCACAGCTTGGAGCAGGAATTAAGTTGCCACTTGAGGGAACAGTGTTTATCTCTGTAAAAGACAGGGATAAAGATGCCGTTCTGCCCACAGCGGAAAACTTTCAGGAACTTGGCTTCAGGATTCTGGCAACAGGTGGAACTGCTGATTTTCTTAATGAAAAAGGCATTAAAACTGAAAAAATTCTTAAGGTGAATGAAGGAAGACCGCATGTCGTTGACTTTATTAAGAATAACGATATCGACTTATTAATTAACACGCCATCCGGTAAGCAGACAGTTACTGACTCGAAAGAAATCAGACAGACTGCCTTGCTATACGGGTTAGCATATACGACGACTGTCGCGGGTGCTCATGCCATGAGTTTGGCAATCAAGGAGCAACGCGGTAAGGGACTTGATGTGCAGTGCCTGCAGCGCTATCACAACATGTAG
- a CDS encoding FeoA family protein gives MNALANTTKPRALCCYGNGVTVRVTSLEGEKCCKSRMLALGIIPGTIVNILNSCGRMTIQVRSSQFAIGCEMAKKIMAIPVCDCCECVDS, from the coding sequence ATGAACGCACTAGCAAATACAACTAAACCAAGAGCACTCTGTTGCTACGGCAACGGAGTTACAGTCCGTGTCACCAGTCTTGAAGGTGAAAAATGCTGTAAGAGCAGGATGTTAGCTCTTGGGATCATTCCTGGAACCATTGTAAATATCCTTAACAGTTGCGGCAGAATGACCATACAGGTTCGCTCTTCTCAGTTTGCAATAGGATGTGAGATGGCGAAAAAGATTATGGCTATCCCCGTATGTGACTGCTGCGAGTGCGTCGATTCATAA